GATTGGCCCTCTGGCGAGTCCAAGCCTAAGCTTCAATGCGCAGGAGACTGCGGCGCGTAAGCGGGAAGTCGCCCGCGCTGTTGAGCCTGCATATTTTCATGTGCAGCAGGGGCAGATCATTGTCCGGCAGGGCGAGGCTGTGTCTTTGCCGCAGCACGTGAAGCTCAAGGCCATGATTTCCGATGCGCCCGAGACCTTTGGCTTTGGTCGGGCAATTGGCCTTTTCCTTGTCGGGTGTCTTCTTGTTGGCGGCCTTCGGTTTAGCTCCCGCTCTGGTCTGTGCACTGCCATGACAGGTCGGGACATGATGCTCGTTTCGCTCATTGTTCTTGGCTTTGGTCTGCTTGCAAAGGCCATGGCTCTTCTTGGTGCACCTCTTGCCCTTTCTGCCGGAGCATGGACGCGCGATCTTTTGCCCTATGCAATGCCTATTGCAGGTGCATGTGGTTTGTTGGCCCTGTTCTTTTCGCATGCCATTTGCTTTAACATCGGCATCGTTATTTCTTTTCTTTGCGCCAGCATTTTTGGTGGTGGGCTTCCGCTTTTCCTCTTTTATTTTCTCGGCTGCATGCTCCAGACTTTCCTCATGAAGCAGACGCACACCCGGTATCAGACGCTCTACAGTCTGGTGCCCTTGCTCGGTGGGCTTCTTCTTGCCTGGTTTGGCGTGGCCTTTGTTGAGTCTCGCGATCTGTTGCAGCTTGGAGCTGGAACGCTTTATGTGTTGGCAGGTGGCATTGCCTCGCTTTTCATTGTTTTGGCGCTTTCGCCTGCTGTTGAGCTGATTCTTGGTTTCACCTCGCGCTTTAAGCTGATGGAATTGATGAATCTTGAGCAGCCACTTTTGCAGGAGCTTATGGTTGCAGCTCCCGGCACCTATCATCATTCGCTTGTTGTCTCCAACATGGTCGAAGCTGGTGCGCGGGCCATTGGGGCGAATCCTCTCGTTGCCAAGGTTGCGGCCCTCTATCATGACGTTGGCAAGATTACCAAGCCACAGTATTTTATTGAGAATCAGCTTGGACGTGAGCGGAATCGTCACGACAAGCTGACCCCGTCCATGAGTGCGCTTATTTTGATCTCTCACGTCAAAAAGGGCGTTGAGCTTGCCCGTCAGCATAAGCTGGGCAAGGAGATTGAAGACATTATTCAGCAGCATCATGGGACAAATCTGATCTCGTATTTTTATCACAAGGCAAAGGAGCAGGCTGAGGCGCGTGGTGAAGAGGATGTTCGCGAAGAAGAATTTCGCTATCCCGGTCCCAAGCCGCAGACCAAGGAAGCTGGACTTATTTTGCTCGCTGACGCCATTGAGGCATCAAGTCGCACGCTTTCTGAGCCGACTCCGTCTCGCATCAAGGGGCACATTGAGTCTGTCATCAAGAAAATCTTTTCTGACGGGCAGCTTGATGAGTCAGAGCTGACCCTGAAGGATTTGCATCGGTTGAGTGAGGTTTTTCACCGGATTCTTACGGGTATTTTCCATCAGCGCATTGAGTATCCTTCTGGTTCTCAGCCGCGTACTGATGGACAGGCCGCGGACAGTGCCAAGGAGCTTCCTCCGGCTGAGTCGTCGTCTTCCCAGCAGGCTTCGGATGCCTCTGCTTCCGCCTCTGCCTCTGATGCAGCAAAAGATTCTTCGTCATCTGGGGATTCGTCCTGTGACGCGGAGCGTTCCTGTCATGATTCCTCTGTGCCTGTAACGTATGGTTATGATGGATATGGCGACACTGAACTTAAATTTAGCAAATCTCGATCGGTAAATTCATGACGGATTTTTCGCAGGCCGAATTCGGCGAGCTGCCTCCTGAGCTTGAGAACATGGACCCTGATTTTTTCGCCAGTCTTGGTGTTCCCGAAGCTGGTGAAGAGGTCTCTTTTCTCCCCGCAGGGGAGTTGGTTATTGAGACGCATTGTCTTTTGAACCCCTCCCTTCCGCTTTCTCAGAGTGAGTTACGTCCCTTTGTGGAGGCTGTTCGGTTTGCTCTTGGCATGTCAGAAGCAGAAGTGCAGCTTTCTATCGTCAACGATGCGGAGATGGCGCAGCATCACGAGCAGTTTAAATCCCGCATCGGTCCCACTAATGTGTTGTCGTTCCCGGATTCTGATCCAGAGCGCCCGCAGTATATTGGTGAGATTATTCTTTCTGCCGACACCCTTGTGCGAGAAGCTGACCTTTACGGGCAGCCCGTGCTTGAGCATTTTGCCCGGCTTCTCGCCCATGCCTTTTTACATCTCGCAGGCTATCCCCACGGCGAGGAAATGTATTCCCTCACTGAGCAGGCTGTGCAGGCTGCTACAGGGGAAGGCCCTGCTCGTTAGAGCTGGGAGAGAACTGGGGCTAGCCCCAGCCCGCAAGGGCTGGATGGGCGGGTGGGGAAAGATTGGGGGCCAGCCCCCAAACCCCCGCGTAAGGGAATGATTCCCTTACGTATCCTCATCGAGTTTAAAAGCCGTGCAAGCTTCGCTTGCACGGCTTTTAAACTTGGGTGAGAAAGCGATAAGAAAGTCTTTCTCTTTTGCGAGTTGCCACCATTTTCTTTCTGAACGCGAGCGTTCAGAAAGAAAGGGGTGAGGCGCAAAGAAAAAGAACACACGCCTAGTTAATTAGGCCGAAAAAAAAGGGGCCGGATGAAGGGGAAAGCCAAAGGCTTTCACTCATCCGGCCCCTTTTTTTTCGGGCGAAAGCGGGATTCCCAAGGGCCTCGTCCTTGGGCGGGGTCAAGGGGCAGCGCCCCTTGCAGGGTTTGGGGCAGCGCCCCAATAAAAACACCGCCCGCCCTGCGCCCCTTGCAGAGCATGAGACGGAGTCTCGTAACCCCACCCACCCGGAGCCTTTTGCGTAGGTTTCTGGAAAAATTCAAAAATTGACAGTCCTGGGAAAAATCGTGGTTAGGAACGGTGTTTGGCCAAATATGTCAAAAAGGTGGTTTATGATGGTGAAATGGGGTGTCTGTGCTTTACAATTGCTGTGCTTCGGCGTTAACTATTCGTTTCCCGTACGTATAGGTCATAGAAACACGCACAGTTAAAAGGGGGAAGTGCCCATGTCTCGACATTTTTTGAGCATCCTCGATCTTGACAGAGAGCAGGCTCATGCACTGGTGCGACGAGCGCACGAGATGAAGCGGACGGATTGCCGGACGACGTTACTGTCTGGCAAGACGGTAGCGATGATTTTTGAGAAGGCATCGACCCGAACGCGAGTGAGCTTTGAAGTTGGCATTCGTCATCTCGGTGGCAGTCCGCTTTTGATGACGCCAGCTGAGTCTCAGCTTGGGCGTAACGAGCCACTGCGAGACACGGCGAGGGTTCTTTCCCGTTTTTGTGCTGGCATGGTTGTGCGCACATTTGGTCAGGAGAAGCTTGATGAGTTGTCGGAGTGGGGCAGTGTTCCGGTCGTGAACGCCCTGACAGACAGCTATCATCCCTGCCAGGTGATGAGTGACATGCTGACGATGTACGAAAACACTCCCGAGTTTGAAGGGCTGAAGGTTGCCTGGGTTGGTGATGGCAACAACATGGCGCATTCCTTTATTAATGCTGCTGTGCATTTCCCCTTTGAGCTTGCACTGGCTGTGCCTGAGGGTTTTGACCCTGATCCAGAGATTTTGGAGAAGGCGCGCAGTCTTGGTGCAAACATCACGGTCACCCGCGATCCTCGCGAAGCCTGTAGAGGCGCACATTACATCAACACGGATGTATGGGCCTCCATGGGGCAGGAAGAAGAGCAGAAGGCACGAGAGAAGGCTTTTGCTGGCTTCCAGGTGAACGATGATCTTATGGCGCTCGCAGACCCGCAGGCGAAGTTTATGCATTGCCTGCCTGCCCATCGTGGCGAAGAAGTCTCCGAGTCGGTGCTCGAGGGGCCGCAGTCAATTATTTTTGACCAGGCTGAAAACCGGCTGCACATGCAGAAGGCTATCCTCGAGTGGGTATTCAGTGAATAGTATTTTTAAGAGTTAGAGGACGTAATGAGCAAGGATATCAAGAAAGTTGTTCTGGCCTACTCTGGTGGTCTGGACACATCGGTCATTCTGGCATGGATTAAAGAGCACTATCAGTGCGAAGTTGTGACACTGACAGCTGACCTTGGCCAGGGTGAAGAACTGGACGGCATTGATGAAAAGGCTTTGGCCACTGGTGCTGTAAAGGCATACGTTGAAGACCTGCAGGAAGAGTTCGCACGCGACTTCATTTTCCCCATGTTCCGATCCGGAGCAATTTATGAAGGTCGTTACCTGCTGGGTACCTCTATTGCCCGTCCGCTCATTACCAAGCGTCTGGTGGAGATTGCTCACGCAGAGGGTGCTCAGGCTGTTGCACATGGTGCAACTGGCAAGGGCAATGACCAGGTGCGTTTTGAGCTGGCAACAACGGCTCTTGATCCTAGCCTCAAGACCATTGCTCCCTGGCGCGAGTGGGACCTGAAGTCCCGTTCTGACTGCCTCAGATTTGCAAAGGCACACGGCATTGAAACGCCTATCAGCCACGGCAAGCTGTACAGCTGCGACCGTAACCTCCTGCATTGCAGCTTTGAGGGCGGCGAGCTGGAAGATCCGTGGAATGCTCCTGGCGATTTGGCCTACGCTATGTGCGTGTCTCTTGAAGATGCACCGAACGAGTCCGAAACCATCACTATCGACTTTGAAAAGGGTGATGCTGTTGCCATCGATGGCGAGAAGATGACTCCCGGCGAGATCATGATCAAGCTGAATGAGCTTGGTGGCAAGCACGGCATTGGCCGTCTGGACATGGTTGAGAACCGTTTCGTGGGCATGAAGTCCCGTGGCGTGTACGAGACCCCCGGCGGAACCATTCTGTACGCTGCACACCGTGATCTCGAAGGCATCACAATGGACCGCGAACTGATGTCCGTGCGTGATGGCCTGATTCCTCGCTACGCCGAGATGGTCTACAACGGTTTCTGGTACTCCCCAGAGCGTGAAGCCATTCAGGCATTCATTGACAAGTCTCAGGAACACGTCACTGGTACTGTGCGCCTGAAACTGTACAAGGGTCATGCTATTCCTACTGGCCGTAAGTCTCCGTTCTCTCTGTACCGGGCTGACCTTGCGACCTTTGAGGAAGATGATGTCTACAATCAGGCTGACGCAGCCGGTTTCATCAAGTTGCAGGGCCTGCGGCTGAGAGGCTTCGAAAAGTAGGAGCGGCCATGTCCGAAACAAAAATGTGGGGCGGACGTTTTGCGGCAAAGACCGCAGCTTCTGTTGAAGACTATACGTCCTCCCAGCAGTATGACCGTGCGCTGTACGCCGAAGATATTAGCGGTTCTATTGCTCATGCTCACATGATGGCAAAGCAGGGTGTGCTGACGGCAGAAGAAGCAGAGACTCTTGTTAACGGTCTGAATTCAGTCCGCGAAGAGATCGAAAGCGGCGTGTTTGTCTGGAAAAAAGAGCTTGAAGACGTTCACATGAACATCGAAGCTCGCCTGACTGAAATCGTTGGCCCGCTGGGTGGAAAGCTCCACACTGGCCGGAGCCGGAACGATCAGGTTGCTCTGGACTTCCGTCTGCACGTCACTCGCCGCATGCGTGAGTGGCAGCATTTGCTGGCGCATCTTGTGGAGAGCATTGTGGCGCGTGCCGATGAGAATCGTTCTGTGATTCTTCCCGGCTGTACGCACATGCAGCCTGCACAGCCTGTGAGCCTTGCGCATCACCTGCTTGCGTATGCCCAGATGTTCCGTCGTGACAGCGAGCGTGCTGCTGACTGCGAGAAGCGTGCGAATGTTTCTCCGCTCGGCGCTGCTGCTCTGGCAGGAACCACCTATGCCTTTGAGCCTTCTGCTGTTGCGGAAGAGCTGGGCATGAATGGTGTGTTTGCGAACTCTATGGATGCTGTTTCAGACCGCGATTTCGTTGTCGAGGCTGTGTTCACGGGGTCCATGGTGATGGCGCATCTCTCCCGCCTTTGCGAAGAGATTATTCTTTGGTCCAATCCCGCTTTTGGGTTCATTAAGCTGCCTGATGCGTTTGCAACAGGTTCCAGCATTATGCCTCAGAAGAAGAATCCCGACGTTGCCGAGCTGATGCGTGGCAAGACCGGTCGTGTGTATGGTGCCCTGAACACCTTGATGACGCTCATCAAGGGGCTGCCCCTCGCGTATAATCGCGACATGCAGGAGGACAAGGAACCATTTTTTGACGCTGACCGGACGGTGCGTGCATCTGTGTCCATTATGGCAGACATGATGGCTGAGCTTGGTTTTGACGCCGAGCGCATGCGTGCAGCTTGTGCCCGAGGCTATCTCAATGCAACAGAGTTGGCAGACTATCTTGCGTCCAAGGGACTTCCGTTCCGTCAGGCGCATCATGTCACTGGCAACGCTGTTGGCTATGCTGAGAAGCAGGGCAAAGGTTTGGAAGACTTGACGCTTGAAGAGCTTCGTGAGTTTTCTGAGCTTATTGAGGCTGATGTCTTTGAGGCTCTTGCCTATGAGACGGCAGTCGCTCGTCGCGAAACCAGCGGCGGCACAGGTCCGAATTCTGTCTCTCGTCAGATCTCTGATCTGCGGGAGTGGCTTGGGCAGTATGCGTAAGCTATTGAGTTGGGATGAGGTATGAGGGGAAGAGTTGGGGGCCAGCCCCCAAACCCCCGCGTAAGGGAATGATTCCCTTACGTATCCTCAACGAAAATTAAAAAAGTCCCCTGAGTAAAACTCAGGGGACTTTTTTAATTTGTTGGGTGTGCGTAAAGTGCGTCTTTCTCTTTTACGTGTTGTTACGTGTATTCTTTTTGAACGCGAGCGTTCAAAAAGAAAGGGTTGGAGCGCAAAGAAAAAGAACACACGGGACGCCCACTAGGCCAAAAATAAAGGGCCGGATGTAGGGGAAAGCCAACGGCTTTCACACATCCGGCCCTTTATTTTTGGGCGATAGCGGGATTCCCAAGGGCCTCGTCCTTGGGCGGGGTCAAGGGGCGGCGCCCCTTGCAGAGGTGCGGGGACAGAGTCCCCGCCCACCCTCGCACCCCTTGCAGAGCACGAGACGGAGTCTCGTAAGCAAAAAAGGGAGCTTAAGCAGCAGTTCTGATGTAGTGTTATGAGAGTGTAGTGCTATGAATTTGAGTGTTTGGAAAACAAATATAAAAAAGCATGTTGATAAAATAGATAAGGCGTCATATAGAGGGAGTACGTCTGAGTTTCTCCACTTCAACATTCGGAGTAGAATCTATGAGTCAAAAACAAGCTGGCATTGGGCGCGATTTTGTACGTCGTTATGCGAACTATCGTCCTATGATTAAGCAGTTACTTTTTCAGGGTACGCTGAACACAAGCGAGGAAAAGGCTCAGGAAATTCAGTTTGTTGTGAACAGGCTGGTCTCATTGGCGGTAGACAATTCTGATCCATCTCGTCGTCAGGCATATTTATATTTGAATGACAACAGGGCTTTGAATTTACTGTTCAATCAAGTTGGGCAGTGCTGCACTGAGGAGAACGGAAGTTACCTGCGGGTGGAGCCTGTGGGGTGTCCTGAAGGTGCGTCGTGTATGTCTCGGCTGACTTTGCCGGGGGCGGGGCATCCGTTTGGTCATTAAGAGAGAGGGATAAAGAAGCGAGCAAGGGCTGCGGCGGAAGTCGCGGCCTTTTTTTATGGTGAGGGGGAGGGGATAAAAAAACCGGAGAGAGGGGGAGAGACTTCACGATGAGTGAGAGCCTCTCCCCCTTTCTCCGGCCTAAGTGGGAGACCGCGAGATTAACGGGGGCGGAAAGTGATACGGCCGCGATTCAGGTCGTAGGGGGAGAGTTCCACGGTCACTTTGTCGCCGGGAAGAACACGGATGCGGAATTTACGCATTTTGCCGGAGATGTGAGCCAGCACTTCGTGATCGTTCTCGAGTTTCACACGGAAGGTCGCATTAGGGAGGGCTTCTTCAACAACGCCCTGTACTTCAATAGCTTCTTCTTTAGCCATTTGTTCTCCTCATGGGATGGGTTAAGCCACGTTTAAAATACATAAAAATATTGTCATCCTGAGTTGATGCAGGATGGCAGGCCCAAAAGCGCCTACAACATGGGGGCCGGGTCGTCAAGCTGAGAGCGTTGATGACGGGGGCCACATTTGATGTTGTTCATGGCAGAAAGCGGCTTGGACCGACGCACAATTGTGTATCAGCTAATACAGCCTGCGACAAGAAGGAGTGGAAAAAACAGGAGTATTGGCGGAGGGTCACAGGAATCGAACCTGCCAATCGTTTCTCCAACGATTCAGACGGTTTTGAAGACCGCGCCAGCCACCAGACTGGAAGACCCTCCGAGCGGAAAACAGGAAAGTGGTGTAAAAGAAAGTGTAATCCTGTAGATGTGCGAGGTAAAGTCGCAACGTAAGCAGAGCCAGTGAAGTATCAGCTTAGCGGATGGTATTCAAGGATAAAAATGACAATTTCCAATTGTTGAAGATGTGTTCACTTTTTGGAGAATAATCCGCATAAAACCATAAAAACTCCGAACCTTCGCCCCCCTGCTGACATAGACACCCCGCGAGCTGTATGCTAGTTTTTTATGGTAAAGGTTACATGGCACATTTTGCAAAAGAAAAAGGCTTCCGGCCATTGCCTGGAGCTATTTCAATTCTTATACTGCCGATTATTCTGCTAATCAGCGCTTAGGCGTCAACGCTATAGAGGAGTTCTAACTTGAACAACTTCGCCAAGAACCTCTTTTTATGGGCGGCGATCTCGCTGATCATGATCGTCCTGTTTAATTTGTTTAACCAGCCTCCTGCTCCGCAGCTGAAGTTCAGCTATTCTGAGCTGTTGCAGCGCGTGGATAAGGGCGATGTGGTCGATGTTAAAATCCAGGGCCAGCGCATTACCGGTACTGTTGTTGAGGGGCAGCGTTTTGTCTCCTTTGCACCAGAGGATCCGGGCTTTGTGCAGCGTCTTTTGGACAAGCGGGTTCAGGTTACCGCCGAACCAGATGAAGAGTCGCCATGGTATATGACGCTCTTTATTTCGTGGTTCCCCATGCTGCTGCTCATTGGCGTTTGGATTTTCTTTATGCGCCAAATGCAGTCGGGTGGTGGCAAGGCCATGAGTTTTGGACGGTCCAAGGCGAAAATGATTTCGCAGGATCAGTCAAAAGTTACGTTTGAAGACGTCGCGGGTGTTGATGAAGCCAAGGAAGAACTTTCCGAGGTGGTTGAATTCCTGCGTAACCCCAAAAAGTTTACTCGTCTTGGTGGCCGCATTCCCAAGGGCGTGCTGCTCGTAGGCCCTCCCGGAACTGGTAAAACCCTGCTGGCACGTGCTGTTGCTGGTGAGGCTGGAGTCCCGTTCTTCTCCATTTCCGGTTCTGACTTTGTTGAAATGTTTGTCGGTGTGGGTGCATCCCGTGTTCGTGACCTGTTTGTTCAGGGCAAGAAAAATGCTCCCTGTCTGATTTTTATTGACGAAATTGATGCTGTTGGTCGTCAGCGTGGTGCTGGTCTTGGTGGTGGTCACGATGAACGTGAGCAGACCCTGAACCAGTTGCTGGTCGAGATGGACGGTTTTGAGTCCAATGAGGGCGTTATCCTCATTGCCGCAACCAACCGCCCAGATGTTCTTGACCCGGCCCTGCTGCGTCCCGGCCGTTTTGACCGTCAGGTTGTTGTGCCGACTCCGGACCTGCGTGGTCGTGCCCGCATTCTGAGCGTGCATGCCCGCCGCACTCCGCTTGGCAAGGATGTTGACGTGATGACCCTTGCAAAGGGAACTCCCGGCTTCTCCGGTGCTGATCTTGAAAACCTTGTGAACGAGGCAGCTCTTCAGGCTGCCAAGCTGGACAGGGATCAGGTCCTCATGGAGGACTTCGAGACAGCCAAGGACAAGGTCCTGATGGGTAAAGAACGTCGTAGCGTCATTATGTCCGAGGAAGAAAAGAAAACCACTGCATACCACGAAGCTGGTCATGCTCTGGTTGCTATCCTGACCGAGGGCACAGACCCGGTTCACAAGGTATCAATCATTCCTCGTGGTATGGCTCTGGGTGTGACCCAGCAGCTTCCGGTTGATGACCGTCGAAATTATAGCCTGAAATTCCTCGAAGGAACTTTGGCAGTGATGCTTGGTGGTCGTATGGCTGAAGAAATTATTTTCTCTCAGCGCACGACTGGCGCCAGCAATGACATTGAGCGTGCTACAGACATGGCTCGGAAAATGGTGACACAGTGGGGCATGAGCGAGGCTCTTGGACCGCTGGCCTACGCTGAAAAGGATGGCTCTGTCTTCCTCGGTCGCGAAATGGCAAGCCATAAGCACATGAGCGAAGAGACAGCTCGTCTGATTGATGGTGAGATTCGCCGAATCATTGACGAAGCCAATGAGCGCGCTCGTAAGGTGCTTAATGATAATCTGGACCTGCTGCACAAGGTTTCTGAGGCCTTGCTGGAGCGTGAAACCATCTCTGGTGACGACATCCACCGCATTATGCGTGGTGAGGAACTCCCTCCTGTCGAAAATGGCCAGAATGGAAAAGCTGCTCCGAGTGCTGCGCCTGTTGTTGCCGAAGAGGCTTCGACGACACCTGAAACCGAGACAACTGCACCTGCTGCTGATGAAGAGAAGAAGCCCGGCCTGTTTAAGCAGGCAATGAACGATGAGCTTCCTCTGAAAGATGCACAGCAGGAAGAGGAGTTTAAACTGGAACCGCATGTTGAGGATTCTGCTGAGGAGTCCAAGGATGCGTCGTCAAAGGCTTCTGGTAAGGAAGAAAAGGAAAATTAACATGCATGGTAACGTTCACTGGAACGTTTCGGGGGGGAGGGTGCTCGGCCCCGCCCCCTTTTTTGTCGTAGGTATTGTCAACGTCACTCCTGACTCGTTTTATGACGGCGGAACGCATCCGACGGCAGAAACGGCAGTTGCACATGGTGTGAAGCTTATTGACGACGGTGCGCAGGTTCTTGATATTGGTGGCGAGTCCACCCGCCCGTCGGCCGAGCACGTGGGAACTGGCGAAGAACTGCGCCGGGTTGTTCCTGTTGTGCGAGAGCTTGCCCGTTATGTTCGCGAGAACGAGAAAGACGCGGCAATCTCTGTTGATACCTACAAGGCTGCAACCGCTGCTGCGGCTCTGGAAGCCGGTGCTGTCGTTGTGAACGACATCTCTGGCTGCCGTTATGACCCTGAGCTGATGGACGTGCTGGCCCAGTACAAACCGGGCTACGTGCTGATGCATTGTCAGGGCATTCCCGGAAGCATGCAGAACAATCCCTCCTACGTTGATGTTGTGGATGAGGTGATTGACTTTTTTGACCAGCGCTTGCGTGTTCTGACCCGTGCGGGTGTTCCGGAAGAAAACATCGTGTTGGATCCGGGCATTGGTTTTGGCAAGAACCTTGAACACAATCTCGAAATTTTGCGGAACATCGAAGCATTTGGCCGCTTTGGTCTGCCCATTTACATGGGGCTGTCCAATAAGTCTTTGTGGGGCGACCTGCTGGGGCTGGAGCTGGATCAGCGTGCGAATGCAACGCAGGTGGCAACGGCGCTCCTGAGTGCTCGAGGAGTGCAAATTCATCGTGTTCATGAAGTCGGTCTTACGGTACAATCGTTGAAGATCGTTAAGGCACTGGATCGCAAAGCGTCATCCAATTTTTAGTCAGGAGGCGGAATGCTCGAATTTGGCGGGCTGAGCATATCGTGGATTGAGCTTGTAGACATTTCGCTTGTTGCGGTTGTCTTTTATCAGCTTATCCTCCTTATTCGGGGGACACGAGCCTTGTCTGCCTTTACCGGGCTGATTTTTATCGTCCTCATTTTTTATTTCTCTGGAGAGCTGGGACTGAGCACACTGCACTGGTTGCTCGGAAAATTCCTCGGTCCCATCTTTCTTGTCATTGTTATCCTGTTTCAGCAGGATATTCGCAACGCTCTGTCCCAGTTTGGGGCAGGGCGTTTGTGGAAAAGAACATCCCAGGAAGACCAGGATTTTACATCCATTATAGCTGCTGCACTGGCTATGGCCGAAAAGCGGATTGGTGCTCTTATTGTCATAGAAAAGCACGTTCCACTTGGTGACCTTGTCGAGCGCGGAGTGGCTGTTGATGCGCGCATTTCGAAAGAACTCTTGCAGACCATATTTTATCCAGATACGGCCCTGCACGACGGCGCGGTGATTGTCCGTGGGAAACGCATTATGGCTGCTGGCTGTATTTTGCCGCTGGCGGTTGGCGTGAAGTTCAAACAGCATTATGGAACCCGGCACAGGGCTGCGTTAGGTATTACGCAGGAATCTGATGCTGTGGCTTTGGTTGTGTCTGAGGAGCGTGGAGAAATTTCTGTTGCTGTGGGTGGCCGTCTGACAGGCGCGCTGGATGAAGTCCGGCTGAAGCGCGTTATGCGGCGCATCTGGAGCAGGTAACTGGATATGGAGCAGCTTGCATGAGAAAGAACTGGTCCTATCGTCTTTTGGCTCTCATCCTTGCGCTTGGATGCTGGTATCTTGTCACGGGGCAGGAGAAGGTGGAGCGCTGGATCGAAATGCCTATTGAAATTGTCAATGCTCCCAAAGACCTAGCCATACATTCAGGACTCCAGACCCACATCAAGGTGCGGGTTCGAGGGTCCAAGCCCATGTTGCGGGGACTTGATGAACGCAACATGGCATATCCTCTTGATTTTTCGAAAATCAGAGCTGGGATGAACTCGCTGACAATTGAGCGAGGTCGAGTCCCGGTCCCCAAGGCTGTTGAGGTCATTGAAATTGATCCCGGCCGTCTTTCTGTTCAGGCTGATCCGCTGATAACGCTGGAGCTTCCTGTTGAGCCGATGTGGCGGGGCAAGCTGACGTCTGATTTTATGCTGACAGAGGCGTCCGCCGAGCCTGCCCGTGTGATGATTCAGGGGCCGGAGCGGCGAGTTTTGGCGCTACGAAAAGTCAGCACACAGCCACTTGAAGAAGAAATCAAGATGGCCAAGACTGTGGTGCAGAGCGTACTGGTTGATGTGCCGGAAGCAATGAAGGCCACTCCTGCGCGAGTCACAGTTCGCTTTGTTTTCGAAGAAAAAACAAAGGATGTCTGGGTCAAGCTTCCTGTTGAAGCTCGAATTGTTGGGCAGGGCATGGACCCTCAGTCTCAGGTGGAAGTGAAGCCAGAAATGGTGCAGCTCCATGTAGAGGTTCCTCTGAGCCTGCTTCGGAAAAAGGATTTCAAGAAAGAGTTCGCAGCCTTTGTTGATATTGACAGTCCGCTGTCAAAGGGCTGGAACGTGATTGAGTATAATACTCGTCTTCCTGCGGGATGTACGCTGCTGAAGGCTGTGCCGCAAAAGATCGAGATACAGGTTCGTAAAAAATAAGCTTGAGGTGACTGCCTCGGCAGCTTCATTTCCTCATTGAGCACTATAAGGTCTTTTATTCATGGCGAAACGTATTTTTGGAACGGATGGACTGCGGGGACAGACAAACATTTTTCCGATGCTGCCGGAGATTGCCCTTCGTTTGGGGCTGGCGGCTGGCCAGTATTTTCGAAACGGCAAAAAACGCCACAAGGTACTGATCGGAAAAGACACCCGTATTTCTGGCTATGTCTTTGAGGCTGCACTGACTTCTGGCTTTTGCGCCTCTGGTATGGATGTCCTGCTTGTTGGTCCGCTTCCTACCCCAGCGATTTCGTATTTGACGAGAAGCATGAGAGCTGATCTGGGCGTTGTCATTTCCGCCTCGCATAATCCTTTTATGGATAACGGCATTAAGTTTTTTGATAGCGACGGTTTTAAGCTGCCCGATGCTGTAGAGGACCGCATTTCTGACATGCTGCAGGACCCGGATTTTCAGTGGGATTATCCTGCTCCTGAAAATGTCGGTAAGGCTGTTCGGCTTGGTGACAGTGATGGGCGTTATATC
Above is a window of Desulfobaculum bizertense DSM 18034 DNA encoding:
- the cdaA gene encoding diadenylate cyclase CdaA, whose product is MLEFGGLSISWIELVDISLVAVVFYQLILLIRGTRALSAFTGLIFIVLIFYFSGELGLSTLHWLLGKFLGPIFLVIVILFQQDIRNALSQFGAGRLWKRTSQEDQDFTSIIAAALAMAEKRIGALIVIEKHVPLGDLVERGVAVDARISKELLQTIFYPDTALHDGAVIVRGKRIMAAGCILPLAVGVKFKQHYGTRHRAALGITQESDAVALVVSEERGEISVAVGGRLTGALDEVRLKRVMRRIWSR
- the folP gene encoding dihydropteroate synthase, which encodes MHGNVHWNVSGGRVLGPAPFFVVGIVNVTPDSFYDGGTHPTAETAVAHGVKLIDDGAQVLDIGGESTRPSAEHVGTGEELRRVVPVVRELARYVRENEKDAAISVDTYKAATAAAALEAGAVVVNDISGCRYDPELMDVLAQYKPGYVLMHCQGIPGSMQNNPSYVDVVDEVIDFFDQRLRVLTRAGVPEENIVLDPGIGFGKNLEHNLEILRNIEAFGRFGLPIYMGLSNKSLWGDLLGLELDQRANATQVATALLSARGVQIHRVHEVGLTVQSLKIVKALDRKASSNF
- the argH gene encoding argininosuccinate lyase, with amino-acid sequence MSETKMWGGRFAAKTAASVEDYTSSQQYDRALYAEDISGSIAHAHMMAKQGVLTAEEAETLVNGLNSVREEIESGVFVWKKELEDVHMNIEARLTEIVGPLGGKLHTGRSRNDQVALDFRLHVTRRMREWQHLLAHLVESIVARADENRSVILPGCTHMQPAQPVSLAHHLLAYAQMFRRDSERAADCEKRANVSPLGAAALAGTTYAFEPSAVAEELGMNGVFANSMDAVSDRDFVVEAVFTGSMVMAHLSRLCEEIILWSNPAFGFIKLPDAFATGSSIMPQKKNPDVAELMRGKTGRVYGALNTLMTLIKGLPLAYNRDMQEDKEPFFDADRTVRASVSIMADMMAELGFDAERMRAACARGYLNATELADYLASKGLPFRQAHHVTGNAVGYAEKQGKGLEDLTLEELREFSELIEADVFEALAYETAVARRETSGGTGPNSVSRQISDLREWLGQYA
- a CDS encoding L17 family ribosomal protein — protein: MSQKQAGIGRDFVRRYANYRPMIKQLLFQGTLNTSEEKAQEIQFVVNRLVSLAVDNSDPSRRQAYLYLNDNRALNLLFNQVGQCCTEENGSYLRVEPVGCPEGASCMSRLTLPGAGHPFGH
- the infA gene encoding translation initiation factor IF-1, translating into MAKEEAIEVQGVVEEALPNATFRVKLENDHEVLAHISGKMRKFRIRVLPGDKVTVELSPYDLNRGRITFRPR
- the ftsH gene encoding ATP-dependent zinc metalloprotease FtsH; amino-acid sequence: MNNFAKNLFLWAAISLIMIVLFNLFNQPPAPQLKFSYSELLQRVDKGDVVDVKIQGQRITGTVVEGQRFVSFAPEDPGFVQRLLDKRVQVTAEPDEESPWYMTLFISWFPMLLLIGVWIFFMRQMQSGGGKAMSFGRSKAKMISQDQSKVTFEDVAGVDEAKEELSEVVEFLRNPKKFTRLGGRIPKGVLLVGPPGTGKTLLARAVAGEAGVPFFSISGSDFVEMFVGVGASRVRDLFVQGKKNAPCLIFIDEIDAVGRQRGAGLGGGHDEREQTLNQLLVEMDGFESNEGVILIAATNRPDVLDPALLRPGRFDRQVVVPTPDLRGRARILSVHARRTPLGKDVDVMTLAKGTPGFSGADLENLVNEAALQAAKLDRDQVLMEDFETAKDKVLMGKERRSVIMSEEEKKTTAYHEAGHALVAILTEGTDPVHKVSIIPRGMALGVTQQLPVDDRRNYSLKFLEGTLAVMLGGRMAEEIIFSQRTTGASNDIERATDMARKMVTQWGMSEALGPLAYAEKDGSVFLGREMASHKHMSEETARLIDGEIRRIIDEANERARKVLNDNLDLLHKVSEALLERETISGDDIHRIMRGEELPPVENGQNGKAAPSAAPVVAEEASTTPETETTAPAADEEKKPGLFKQAMNDELPLKDAQQEEEFKLEPHVEDSAEESKDASSKASGKEEKEN